From one Planctomycetia bacterium genomic stretch:
- a CDS encoding MarR family winged helix-turn-helix transcriptional regulator: protein MSQCSPPLDLQKCIEAATNCACFNFRKASRAVTQLFDEALQPTGLRSTQLVILIAAAVFEGVSVSRLAKELVMDRSTLTRNLRPLERRGLILLESGKDERTRLVRLTPAGQSDLAAALPVWEQAQLQFQAKLGDERWKQLLASLGATVEVAHDSR, encoded by the coding sequence GCCGCTCGATCTGCAAAAGTGCATTGAAGCGGCCACGAATTGCGCCTGCTTCAATTTTCGTAAGGCGTCGCGCGCGGTGACGCAATTGTTCGATGAGGCCCTGCAGCCCACGGGTTTGCGTTCCACGCAGTTGGTAATTCTGATCGCGGCGGCCGTCTTCGAAGGCGTGTCCGTCTCGCGTTTGGCGAAGGAGCTGGTCATGGATCGCTCCACGCTGACCCGCAATCTGAGGCCGCTCGAAAGGCGCGGATTGATCCTGCTCGAGTCCGGCAAGGATGAACGCACGCGACTCGTGCGACTGACTCCGGCCGGCCAGTCCGACCTGGCGGCCGCGCTCCCGGTCTGGGAGCAGGCGCAGTTGCAGTTCCAGGCAAAGCTCGGTGATGAGCGCTGGAAACAACTGCTGGCCAGCCTGGGAGCCACGGTCGAAGTGGCTCACGATTCGCGCTGA